From a single Nicotiana tabacum cultivar K326 chromosome 8, ASM71507v2, whole genome shotgun sequence genomic region:
- the LOC107800400 gene encoding uncharacterized protein LOC107800400 translates to MRVKQALRAIDAFPRAEDHLLQKTKSGALVSVVGLVIMATLFLHELSYYLNIDTVHQMAVDLKRGETLPIHINMTFPSLPCDVLSVDAIDMSGKHEVDLDTNIWKLRLNSDGHIIGTEYLSDLVEKEHEAHKHDVHKDHQEDSDKIHLQGIDEESENMIKKVKQAMTVGEGCRVYGVLDVQRVAGNFHISVHGLNIFVAQMIFEGSTHVNVSHIIHDLSFGPKYPGIHNPLDGTSRILRGASGTFKYFIKVVPTEYRYISKEVLPTNQFSVTEYFSPINEFDRTWPAVYFLYDLSPITVTIREERRSFLHLITRLCAVLGGTFALTGMLDRWMYKLLEAVTEKNSRTIVR, encoded by the exons atgagagTGAAGCAAGCATTAAGAGCTATTGATGCATTTCCACGTGCTGAAGATCATTTGTTGCAGAAAACCAAGTCTGGCGCCCTCG tttCGGTTGTGGGTCTGGTTATCATGGCAACATTATTCTTGCATGAACTTAGTTACTATCTTAATATAGATACGGTTCATCAG ATGGCTGTTGACTTGAAACGTGGAGAAACTCTTCCCATTCACATAAATATGACATTCCCCTCTTTACCTTGTGATG TTCTAAGTGTGGATGCTATTGATATGTCGGGGAAGCATGAAGTAGATCTTGATACAAACATATGGAAG CTTCGCTTAAACAGTGATGGCCATATCATTGGCACCGAATATTTGTCAGACCTTGTTGAGAAGGAACACGAAGCTCATAAACACG ATGTGCACAAAGACCATCAAGAAGATTCGGATAAGATCCATCTTCAGGGCATTGATGAAGAATCTGAAAATATGATCAAGAAGGTTAAGCAAGCAATGACTGTTGGGGAAGGATGCAGG GTGTATGGTGTATTGGATGTCCAGCGGGTTGCTGGGAATTTCCACATATCCGTTCACGGATTGAACATTTTTGTTGCTCAAATG ATTTTTGAAGGGTCTACTCATGTCAATGTAAGCCATATCATCCATGATTTGTCATTTGGGCCCAAATATCCAGGTATTCATAACCCGCTTGATGGAACATCGCGAATTCTGCGTGGAGCAAGTGGCAcattcaaatattttattaag GTTGTTCCAACTGAGTATAGGTATATATCAAAAGAAGTTTTACCAACTAATCAATTTTCTGTGACGGAGTACTTTTCTCCCATCAATGAGTTTGATCGGACATGGCCAG CTGTATACTTCTTATATGATTTATCACCAATTACCGTGACCATCAGAGAAGAACGTCGTAGTTTTCTGCACCTTATCACTCGGCTCTGTGCAGTTTTGGGTGGGACATTTGCCTTAACAG GCATGCTAGATAGATGGATGTACAAGCTTCTTGAAGCTGTTACAGAGAAAAATAGCAGAACTATTGTGCGATAA